One Hyla sarda isolate aHylSar1 chromosome 11, aHylSar1.hap1, whole genome shotgun sequence genomic window carries:
- the LOC130295180 gene encoding cholesterol 24-hydroxylase-like isoform X2, with the protein MHYVFLIVTSPEAVKEYMMSSKYPKDPDTYNRLFYIFGKRFMGKGLVTDPDHEHWYKQRRIMDPAFSNTYLREMVGVFNERAECLMERLAEKADGKQQVGLHSIINCVTMDVITKVAFGMELGLTEGNKSDFPNAVALALEGMIKYMQNPFMQYMPQHRAYVRSVEECAVLLRNTGRECIEQRKRAKLNGEELPKDILTKILECADEQNGLDDEVMLDNFVTFFVAGQETTANQLSFTMMELTRQPEITQRLRAEIDEVIGFKRDLSYDDITNLTYMTQVLKESLRLYPPAPGTTRYIKDDAVIEGIKIPGGVPLMFDSYVMGRLEKFFPDPYKFHPERFSPSAPKPYYCYFPFALGPRSCLGQVFSQLEARVVLSKLLQRFEFSLVPGQSYEVMDTGTLRPRDGVVCTLTLRPEAS; encoded by the exons ATTCATGGGGAAGGGATTAGTGACTGATCCAGATCATGAACACTGGTATAAACAGCGACGCATCATGGACCCAGCATTTAGCAACAC GTATCTCCGGGAGATGGTCGGGGTCTTCAATGAAAGGGCGGAGTGCCTGATGGAACGATTGGCTGAGAAAGCAGATGGGAAACAGCAAGTGGGTCTGCACTCAATCATCAACTGCGTCACCATGGACGTCATCACCAAG GTCGCGTTCGGCATGGAACTGGGCCTGACAGAGGGAAATAAAAGTGATTTCCCAAACGCAGTCGCTCTGGCTCTAGAGGGGATGATAAAATATATGCAAAACCCGTTCATGCAG TACATGCCCCAGCACCGAGCATACGTCCGTTCAGTCGAGGAATGTGCTGTTCTGCTGCGGAATACAGGCCGAGAATGTATCGAGCAGAGGAAGAGAGCGAAGCTGAATGGAGAGGAACTTCCCAAAGACATCCTGACCAAGATCCTGGAGTGTGCGG ATGAGCAGAACGGGTTGGACGATGAGGTTATGTTGGACAATTTTGTCACCTTCTTTGTAGCAG GACAAGAGACCACAGCAAACCAGCTGTCATTCACCATGATGGAGCTGACGAGACAGCCGGAGATCACACAGAG ACTGCGGGCGGAGATAGATGAGGTCATCGGCTTTAAAAGGGATCTCagctatgatgacatcacaaacttgACTTATATGACCCAG GTGCTAAAGGAATCTCTGCGCCTCTACCCGCCTGCCCCCGGGACAACACGTTATATAAAGGACGACGCTGTCATTGAGGGCATCAAGATACCAGGAGGTGTGCCCCTCATG TTTGACAGCTACGTCATGGGCCGACTGGAGAAGTTCTTTCCTGATCCTTACAAGTTTCATCCAGAAAGATTCAGCCCATCGGCTCCCAA GCCGTACTATTGCTACTTCCCGTTTGCGCTGGGTCCTCGCTCCTGTCTCGGTCAGGTGTTCTCTCAG ctggaggctcgggTGGTGCTCAGTAAACTTCTGCAGAGGTTTGAGTTTTCGTTGGTCCCCGGTCAGTCCTATGAGGTGATGGACACTGGGACGCTCCGGCCCCGGGATGGAGTCGTCTGCACCCTGACCCTCCGCCCAGAAGCTTCTTAG
- the LOC130295180 gene encoding cholesterol 24-hydroxylase-like isoform X3: protein MEYMMSSKYPKDPDTYNRLFYIFGKRFMGKGLVTDPDHEHWYKQRRIMDPAFSNTYLREMVGVFNERAECLMERLAEKADGKQQVGLHSIINCVTMDVITKVAFGMELGLTEGNKSDFPNAVALALEGMIKYMQNPFMQYMPQHRAYVRSVEECAVLLRNTGRECIEQRKRAKLNGEELPKDILTKILECADEQNGLDDEVMLDNFVTFFVAGQETTANQLSFTMMELTRQPEITQRLRAEIDEVIGFKRDLSYDDITNLTYMTQVLKESLRLYPPAPGTTRYIKDDAVIEGIKIPGGVPLMFDSYVMGRLEKFFPDPYKFHPERFSPSAPKPYYCYFPFALGPRSCLGQVFSQLEARVVLSKLLQRFEFSLVPGQSYEVMDTGTLRPRDGVVCTLTLRPEAS, encoded by the exons ATTCATGGGGAAGGGATTAGTGACTGATCCAGATCATGAACACTGGTATAAACAGCGACGCATCATGGACCCAGCATTTAGCAACAC GTATCTCCGGGAGATGGTCGGGGTCTTCAATGAAAGGGCGGAGTGCCTGATGGAACGATTGGCTGAGAAAGCAGATGGGAAACAGCAAGTGGGTCTGCACTCAATCATCAACTGCGTCACCATGGACGTCATCACCAAG GTCGCGTTCGGCATGGAACTGGGCCTGACAGAGGGAAATAAAAGTGATTTCCCAAACGCAGTCGCTCTGGCTCTAGAGGGGATGATAAAATATATGCAAAACCCGTTCATGCAG TACATGCCCCAGCACCGAGCATACGTCCGTTCAGTCGAGGAATGTGCTGTTCTGCTGCGGAATACAGGCCGAGAATGTATCGAGCAGAGGAAGAGAGCGAAGCTGAATGGAGAGGAACTTCCCAAAGACATCCTGACCAAGATCCTGGAGTGTGCGG ATGAGCAGAACGGGTTGGACGATGAGGTTATGTTGGACAATTTTGTCACCTTCTTTGTAGCAG GACAAGAGACCACAGCAAACCAGCTGTCATTCACCATGATGGAGCTGACGAGACAGCCGGAGATCACACAGAG ACTGCGGGCGGAGATAGATGAGGTCATCGGCTTTAAAAGGGATCTCagctatgatgacatcacaaacttgACTTATATGACCCAG GTGCTAAAGGAATCTCTGCGCCTCTACCCGCCTGCCCCCGGGACAACACGTTATATAAAGGACGACGCTGTCATTGAGGGCATCAAGATACCAGGAGGTGTGCCCCTCATG TTTGACAGCTACGTCATGGGCCGACTGGAGAAGTTCTTTCCTGATCCTTACAAGTTTCATCCAGAAAGATTCAGCCCATCGGCTCCCAA GCCGTACTATTGCTACTTCCCGTTTGCGCTGGGTCCTCGCTCCTGTCTCGGTCAGGTGTTCTCTCAG ctggaggctcgggTGGTGCTCAGTAAACTTCTGCAGAGGTTTGAGTTTTCGTTGGTCCCCGGTCAGTCCTATGAGGTGATGGACACTGGGACGCTCCGGCCCCGGGATGGAGTCGTCTGCACCCTGACCCTCCGCCCAGAAGCTTCTTAG